From the Raphanus sativus cultivar WK10039 unplaced genomic scaffold, ASM80110v3 Scaffold0907, whole genome shotgun sequence genome, the window CCCTTCACATGATGCGTAAGCAGCCACAACCTACATTGATCTTCAGTAACTGGGACAAACTAGACCACCAGACGAAGAACTATATCATCTACTCTGCAGATATGAAAAGCAAGATGATCAAGAGCTGCAATGGGGTTTCTGACTATCTCTCAGTTGTTTTCTCCTCTTTTTAATTGACATTTATGCTTATGGGTATATGATTCCACAGGATGTTGATTCGAAGCCTCTCTTTCGTTCAAATTTTTCTCCCTCCGTTGAAGAACTAATACGGAACAAGACGTTAGAGCCTCAGGTTTGGCCACACCGTGATCATAGACGCGCCAACTCATTTCATGACAACAGAGAACCATTTTACCCATTGCCTTGTAAGTTGACGTCATGACGCACATAGCTTGCACATATGTACAAATAAGTGACTAACGACTTGACTTTTTAAATCGACAGCTGAAAGGGACTGGCCGGTGGAACCCCTGGTCGAACCCCCGGTCAAACCCCAAGTCCAACTCGAACCCCCGGTCAAACCCCAAGTCCAACTCCCGGTTAAGCCCCAGTCGAAACCCTGCAGGTCGAAATTCAAGGAGAAATGACAACACTGGTCAGAGAAAAGTTGTGCCAAAGAGGCGAGACGACAACCCGGGGTGTTTTACATCTCTATGTTACTGTCTCAAGAGCTGTGTGTGTTTGACCTAAGGAGCAAAAATATGATCTGGTGGATTGGCCGACATAAAACTTCCTTTGCAAGCAATACCGGTTTTATCTTTTACTTGTGGCATGCGCAAAAGCCATTGTATCACGTTCTGACATTGCGGTCATACTTCTTTATAtaggttttcttttactttACTGTTTAACACAATATTTTCGACCCCTTAAACGATCAACGCTATTTggagttttaacaaaaatatgaacACCGATTTAAGTTTCAAATCATTATGTTAACCAATGCAATCGAATTCCTCAGAAGATGAAACCATAAGTACCTAGTGTGCGTTTGGACCGTGTTATCATAATTTGGTCAAAAAAGTACAGTATAAAGTTAAATGAAAGACTTGCTGGTTGAGAAAACTATTGTTATTGACCAAAACACCAAATgctatataacaaaaaaaaaaaccccacCAAATACTTCATTGGTTGACATTCAAGAAACATATACAGCTCATTCTTCTTATAAACAATTTTAAGTATTAACGACGACTCTTTTTTTGTCATTACTCGGAAATCAAGAGTATAGACTATAGAACCTATATTTAGTGTAACAGCTGTAAATGCAAGATGGAGAGCTGAAATATTAGCTGGATcccttattaaaaatatatataaacctgTAAACTGAGCACTGTTTAACATATATTTCTTAGACATTTCTTATGTTTTTCTGTCAATATAGTTTATGTTCGTTTTCTCTGGTCTCCCATGTTTGATGTAGATCGTTTAGTTATGGACTATAACAGGTAGGATCGCATAAGTACATGTTACAGGATGACATAAT encodes:
- the LOC130503291 gene encoding uncharacterized protein LOC130503291; its protein translation is MRKQPQPTLIFSNWDKLDHQTKNYIIYSADMKSKMIKSCNGDVDSKPLFRSNFSPSVEELIRNKTLEPQVWPHRDHRRANSFHDNREPFYPLPSERDWPVEPLVEPPVKPQVQLEPPVKPQVQLPVKPQSKPCRSKFKEK